A genome region from Mugil cephalus isolate CIBA_MC_2020 chromosome 13, CIBA_Mcephalus_1.1, whole genome shotgun sequence includes the following:
- the si:ch73-288o11.4 gene encoding beta-microseminoprotein, with the protein MASLQVFVFLLGLVVLCHSDCFFEELTIKDVNNPPKGCVDKDGKQRDFGSEWVTDCKQCFCSKEGLSCCNMIPDADTVEVPEECELVVDKATCSSRMVQKSDKAKDCDPV; encoded by the exons ATG GCTTCTCTCCAGGTGTTCGTCTTTCTGCTCGGTCTGGTTGTTCTGTGTCACTCTGACTGCTTCTTCGAGGAGTTGACAATCAAAGACGTAAACAACCCTCCGAAAG GGTGCGTGGACAAGGACGGAAAGCAGCGTGATTTTGGCTCTGAGTGGGTGACAGACTGCAAACAGTGCTTTTGTTCAAAGGAGGGTTTGAGCTGCTGTAACAT GATCCCCGACGCTGACACCGTGGAGGTTCCTGAAGAGTGTGAGCTGGTCGTAGATAAGGCGACCTGCTCTTCCAGAATGGTGCAGAAGTCCGACAAAGCTAAAGATTGCGACCCTGtttga
- the si:ch211-223p8.8 gene encoding dual specificity protein phosphatase 13A family protein, with translation MACAKSSSDAVTGEKCDTQDSEQRHVIDTGSGEEEKLTCATGDLERTREIPTLQELEEILHSAPRSCRHGDEVWPNLFLGDMFMSHDKFGLYSLGITHVLNAAHGKLCCKGSDDFYGTTVKYYGVPANDLPTFDLSPYFYPAAEFIHQALTSGGKVFVHCAVGVSRSAALVLAYLMIHHHLSLLSSIRILQQKRWIFPNRGFLRQLIGLDRKLQESHLSK, from the exons ATGGCCTGTGCGAAGTCATCTTCTGACGCTGTGACAGGAGAGAAATGTGATACACAAGACTCCGAGCAGAGGCATGTGATTGACACAGGctcaggagaggaggaaaagctCACATGCGCGACGGGGGACCTAGAGAGGACGAGGGAGATCCCGACTctccaggagctggaggagatttTGCATTCGGCTCCGCGCTCCTGTCGCCATGGAGACGAGGTGTGGCCTAACCTGTTCCTGGGAGACAT GTTTATGTCTCATGACAAATTCGGACTCTACAGTCTCGGCATCACTCACGTGCTGAACGCCGCGCACGGTAAGCTCTGCTGCAAGGGCAGCGACGATTTCTATGGGACCACAGTGAAATACTACGGAGTCCCTGCCAATGACCTGCCCACATTTGACCTCTCACCTTATTTCTACCCCGCTGCCGAGTTCATTCACCAGGCTCTGACGTCAGGAG GGAAAGTTTTTGTGCACTGCGCTGTGGGTGTGAGCCGTTCAGCTGCCTTGGTCCTGGCCTACCTGATGATTCACCACCACCTCAGTCTTCTGTCCTCGATACGCATCTTGCAACAGAAGCGCTGGATTTTCCCTAACAGAGGCTTCCTGAGACAGCTCATAGGCCTGGACCGGAAACTGCAGGAGTCACATttgtcaaaataa
- the LOC125018750 gene encoding sphingomyelin synthase-related protein 1-like isoform X2, producing the protein MAPQEDRVSAWSWKQVAEWLEGEGFGKYVELLCVQHRLDGPSLLALTEADLRCPPLGLTVLGDIKRLTIALRRLQRQNQAQLEELGLQPSDVLPAGLPLGAAGAEWSCDEADRRFNGGDRLCNGTELRQRNGSRPGYGSGLALCHTHSNGRCRQQLAGRLDPELWKTVISCIYVFCVFGFTSFVMVIVHERVPDMRTYPPLPDIFLDSVPRIPWAFAMAEACGVILCYMLLLILLLHKHRSILFRRLCSLMGTVFLLRCCTMFVTSLSVPGQHLKCASKTYDSWGKIQRALAIWSGFGMTLTGVQTCGDYMFSGHTVVITLLNFFVTEYTPRTWNLIHTISWVLNLFGIFFILAAHEHYSIDVFIAFYITTRLFLYYHTLANTRAYQHSRRARIWFPMFSFFECNVNGPVPNQYNWPFSKPAFMKTLIG; encoded by the exons ATGGCACCGCAAGAGGACCGGGTGAGCGCCTGGAGTTGGAAGCAGGTGGCCGAGTGGCTGGAGGGAGAAGGCTTCGGGAAGTATGTGGAGTTACTCTGCGTGCAGCACCGCCTGGACGGCCCCAGTCTGCTGGCTCTGACTGAGGCCGACTTGCGGTGCCCCCCTCTGGGACTCACCGTGCTGGGAGACATCAAAAGGCTAACCATAGCCCTGCGCCGGCTCCAGAGACAAAACCAAgcccagctggaggagctgggcCTGCAGCCTTCAGACGTTCTTCCTGCTGGGCTCCCGCTGGGCGCCGCGGGGGCCGAGTGGAGCTGTGACGAAGCTGACAGGAGGTTTAATGGAGGTGATCGCTTGTGTAATGGGACTGAACTGCGGCAGAGGAATGGCAGCAGACCTGGATACGGTTCAGGACTGGCTCTGTGTCACACACACTCCAACGGGAGGTGTAGACAGCAGCTAGCCGGCAGATTGGACCCGGAGCTGTGGAAGACGGTCATCAGTTGCatatatgtgttttgtgtgtttggattcACATCTTTTGTCATGGTCATCGTACACGAGCGAGTCCCCGACATGAGGACGTACCCACCCCTGCCTGACATATTCCTGGACAG CGTGCCCAGAATCCCTTGGGCTTTTGCAATGGCCGAAGCCTGTGGCGTCATCTTGTGTTACATGTTGCTGCTCATCCTGCTCCTTCACAAACACAG GTCCATTCTCTTCAGACGGCTGTGCTCTCTGATGGGAACTGTGTTCCTGCTCCGCTGCTGCACCATGTTCGTCACCTCGCTGTCGGTGCCTGGGCAGCACCTGAAATGTGCCAGCAAG ACATATGATTCCTGGGGAAAGATACAGAGGGCCCTGGCGATCTGGAGTGGATTTGGGATGACCCTGACGGGCGTCCAAACCTGCGGAGACTACATGTTCAGTGGGCACACTGTTGTCATAACATTGCTCAACTTTTTTGTGACTGAAT ACACGCCACGAACTTGGAACCTCATCCACACCATCTCCTGGGTGTTGAACCTGTTTGGGATTTTCTTCATCCTAGCAGCTCACGAGCACTACTCCATCGACGTCTTCATCGCCTTCTACATCACCACTCGCCTCTTCCTCTACTACCACACCTTAGCCAACACGCGCGCCTACCAGCACAGCCGCAGGGCGCGCATTTGGTTCCCCATGTTCTCCTTCTTTGAGTGCAACGTGAACGGACCCGTCCCCAACCAGTACAACTGGCCCTTCAGCAAAcctgccttcatgaaaactctgATCGGATGA
- the LOC125018750 gene encoding sphingomyelin synthase-related protein 1-like isoform X1 → MLPSCQKHVGGETLLRVETDSSTEPSENTGAIDFCGMAPQEDRVSAWSWKQVAEWLEGEGFGKYVELLCVQHRLDGPSLLALTEADLRCPPLGLTVLGDIKRLTIALRRLQRQNQAQLEELGLQPSDVLPAGLPLGAAGAEWSCDEADRRFNGGDRLCNGTELRQRNGSRPGYGSGLALCHTHSNGRCRQQLAGRLDPELWKTVISCIYVFCVFGFTSFVMVIVHERVPDMRTYPPLPDIFLDSVPRIPWAFAMAEACGVILCYMLLLILLLHKHRSILFRRLCSLMGTVFLLRCCTMFVTSLSVPGQHLKCASKTYDSWGKIQRALAIWSGFGMTLTGVQTCGDYMFSGHTVVITLLNFFVTEYTPRTWNLIHTISWVLNLFGIFFILAAHEHYSIDVFIAFYITTRLFLYYHTLANTRAYQHSRRARIWFPMFSFFECNVNGPVPNQYNWPFSKPAFMKTLIG, encoded by the exons ATGTTGCCTAGTTGTCAGAAGCATGTTGGTGGTGAAACACTCCTGCGAGTGGAGACAGACAGCTCAACCGAACCCTCTGAGAACACAGGAGCCATTGATTTCTG cggCATGGCACCGCAAGAGGACCGGGTGAGCGCCTGGAGTTGGAAGCAGGTGGCCGAGTGGCTGGAGGGAGAAGGCTTCGGGAAGTATGTGGAGTTACTCTGCGTGCAGCACCGCCTGGACGGCCCCAGTCTGCTGGCTCTGACTGAGGCCGACTTGCGGTGCCCCCCTCTGGGACTCACCGTGCTGGGAGACATCAAAAGGCTAACCATAGCCCTGCGCCGGCTCCAGAGACAAAACCAAgcccagctggaggagctgggcCTGCAGCCTTCAGACGTTCTTCCTGCTGGGCTCCCGCTGGGCGCCGCGGGGGCCGAGTGGAGCTGTGACGAAGCTGACAGGAGGTTTAATGGAGGTGATCGCTTGTGTAATGGGACTGAACTGCGGCAGAGGAATGGCAGCAGACCTGGATACGGTTCAGGACTGGCTCTGTGTCACACACACTCCAACGGGAGGTGTAGACAGCAGCTAGCCGGCAGATTGGACCCGGAGCTGTGGAAGACGGTCATCAGTTGCatatatgtgttttgtgtgtttggattcACATCTTTTGTCATGGTCATCGTACACGAGCGAGTCCCCGACATGAGGACGTACCCACCCCTGCCTGACATATTCCTGGACAG CGTGCCCAGAATCCCTTGGGCTTTTGCAATGGCCGAAGCCTGTGGCGTCATCTTGTGTTACATGTTGCTGCTCATCCTGCTCCTTCACAAACACAG GTCCATTCTCTTCAGACGGCTGTGCTCTCTGATGGGAACTGTGTTCCTGCTCCGCTGCTGCACCATGTTCGTCACCTCGCTGTCGGTGCCTGGGCAGCACCTGAAATGTGCCAGCAAG ACATATGATTCCTGGGGAAAGATACAGAGGGCCCTGGCGATCTGGAGTGGATTTGGGATGACCCTGACGGGCGTCCAAACCTGCGGAGACTACATGTTCAGTGGGCACACTGTTGTCATAACATTGCTCAACTTTTTTGTGACTGAAT ACACGCCACGAACTTGGAACCTCATCCACACCATCTCCTGGGTGTTGAACCTGTTTGGGATTTTCTTCATCCTAGCAGCTCACGAGCACTACTCCATCGACGTCTTCATCGCCTTCTACATCACCACTCGCCTCTTCCTCTACTACCACACCTTAGCCAACACGCGCGCCTACCAGCACAGCCGCAGGGCGCGCATTTGGTTCCCCATGTTCTCCTTCTTTGAGTGCAACGTGAACGGACCCGTCCCCAACCAGTACAACTGGCCCTTCAGCAAAcctgccttcatgaaaactctgATCGGATGA
- the zgc:153981 gene encoding dual specificity protein phosphatase family protein: MLGWCRGCGHRLQKQPVGLFGGALRVPGRMSGSNKRQDLVLIKELELILDSCALELTPVDEVWPNLYIGNVAVAQNRKTLHKLSITHVLNAAHSKQGSIGDQSFYGTTCVYLGIPAEDSDHFDLSQYFKSAADFIHKALKNKDGKVLVHCIMGVSRSASLVLAYLMLRQRLSLRDALRHIIQKRAIYPNRNFLSLLLKLDDHLTRRRRLCPLL, translated from the exons ATGCTCGGATGGTGTAGGGGTTGTGGGCACAGACTGCAGAAGCAGCCAGTGGGTCTGTTTGGAGGAGCACTCCGTGTGCCGGGGAGAATGTCAGGGAGCAACAAACGACAGGACCTGGTGCTCATTAAAGAACTGGAGCTCATCTTGGATTCCTGCGCGCTAGAGCTTACACCAGTGGATGAAGTCTGGCCCAACCTGTACATAGGAAATGT aGCTGTAGCGCAGAACAGGAAGACATTACACAAGCTGAGCATCACCCATGTCCTGAACGCAGCACACTCCAAGCAGGGCAGCATCGGAGACCAGAGTTTTTACGGGACCACCTGCGTTTACTTGGGCATCCCAGCGGAGGATTCAGACCACTTTGACCTCAGTCAATACTTTAAATCTGCAGCTGACTTCATACATAAAGCTTTAAAGAACAAAGATG GAAAAGTGTTGGTCCACTGCATCATGGGCGTGAGTCGGTCGGCCTCTTTGGTCCTGGCATACTTGATGCTGCGGCAGCGTCTCTCCCTGAGAGACGCTCTGAGGCACATCATTCAAAAACGAGCCATTTACCCCAACAGGAACTTCCTGTCCCTCCTCCTCAAGCTGGATGATCATCTGACACGAAGGAGGAGGTTGTGTCCTCTCCTCTGA
- the LOC125018751 gene encoding neuropeptide Y receptor type 1-like, with protein sequence MSLSGNTSQSSLSTSPLPLVFNSSGSQYSLSREKERAGHESVQEWLGNNTQLFSDLSVIDQDEQCHMSSVLTACLVVWYSVTMVLGLVGNMGLICIITRRREKINVTSIFICNLSFSDILVCVFCLPFTVIYTLMDHWVFGSLLCRLVPFIQCVSVTVSVLSLVFIALERHQLIINPSGWKPSIPQAYTTVTLIWILACFTSSPFLAFQLLTNEPYTNVILPLHHQASPQSYLNASATQPVSYTFKNSSVLLNSYRSLFSYVPTSPHMEACVEHWPSQGHRVAYTTWLLLFQYCGPLLLVLLCYVRVFVRLRRRKDMLDRARTPENQRIAHSRRINIMLVALITAFALCWLPLTIFNVVSDWNQEALPICHHNLLFSLCHLLAMSSTCINPIIYGFLNSNFRQEVREILLHCRCLPQEEECERFPMSTVHMEVSRTSVPPPYRSNSV encoded by the coding sequence ATGTCCTTGAGTGGCAACACGAGCCAGTCTTCTTTGTCAACGTCGCCGCTGCCCCTCGTCTTCAACAGCTCCGGCTCTCAATATTCGCTGTCACGGGAGAAGGAACGAGCCGGGCACGAGTCTGTGCAAGAGTGGCTAGGGAATAACACCCAGCTCTTCTCAGACCTATCCGTCATTGACCAGGATGAGCAGTGCCATATGTCTTCTGTCCTCACAGCATGTCTAGTGGTGTGGTACAGTGTGACAATGGTGCTGGGGCTGGTGGGGAACATGGGTCTCATTTGCATCATCACCCGTCGCAGAGAAAAAATCAATGTCACCAGCATTTTCATTTGCAATCTGTCATTCTCTGACATTCTGGTGTGCGTCTTCTGCCTCCCCTTCACTGTCATATACACACTCATGGACCACTGGGTGTTTGGGTCGCTGCTGTGCCGGTTGGTGCCCTTCatccagtgtgtgtctgtgactgtgtctgtgctgtctCTAGTGTTCATAGCTCTAGAAAGACATCAGCTCATCATTAATCCCTCTGGCTGGAAACCAAGCATTCCTCAGGCCTACACGACGGTCACTCTAATTTGGATTCTGGCCTGTTTCACCTCTTCACCTTTCTTGGCCTTTCAACTGCTCACAAATGAGCCCTATACTAATGTAATCCTGCCACTGCATCACCAAGCTTCTCCTCAGTCTTATCTGAATGCATCTGCGACTCAACCTGTCTCCTACACATTCAAAAACTCATCTGTGCTTCTAAATTCATACCGCTCCCTCTTTTCTTACGTCCCCACCTCTCCACACATGGAAGCCTGCGTGGAGCACTGGCCATCGCAGGGACATAGGGTCGCTTACACCACATGGCTCCTACTGTTCCAGTACTGTGGTCCTCTGTTGTTGGTCCTGCTGTGTTATGTTAGAGTTTTTGTGCGCCTCCGCCGCCGCAAAGACATGCTGGACCGTGCCAGGACGCCAGAGAACCAGCGTATAGCCCACAGCCGTCGAATCAACATCATGCTGGTCGCTCTCATAACAGCCTTCGCTCTCTGCTGGCTCCCGCTCACCATCTTCAACGTGGTGTCAGACTGGAACCAGGAGGCTCTGCCGATTTGCCACCACAACCtgcttttctccctctgccacctgctggccatGTCCTCCACCTGCATCAACCCGATCATATACGGATTCCTCAACTCCAACTTCCGCCAAGAGGTGAGAGAGATCCTCCTGCACTGCCGCTGTTTGCCACAAGAGGAAGAGTGTGAGCGCTTTCCCATGTCCACTGTTCACATGGAGGTGTCCCGCACATCTGTACCTCCTCCGTACAGGAGCAACTCCGTCTGA